One Echinicola strongylocentroti DNA window includes the following coding sequences:
- a CDS encoding porin family protein translates to MKKLMIICVFLSAFTFNANAQKGDMGLNTAAMAGLPTGDFGDAYGMGWGVSLKGLYSLNSVGQVTLSTGYSQFGLKDTYDENLKGSLGIIPVFAGYRHQLGQLYLEPQLGLSVNRSNLKADFGDAGNLSGSASDTSFGYAASIGYLLGDVDLSLSYQGFSLSSQGLGFIGFRVGYQFKLN, encoded by the coding sequence ATGAAAAAATTAATGATCATTTGCGTGTTTTTGAGCGCCTTTACCTTTAACGCCAATGCCCAAAAGGGAGACATGGGCCTAAATACAGCGGCTATGGCAGGTTTGCCCACTGGTGATTTTGGCGATGCTTATGGTATGGGCTGGGGGGTATCCCTTAAAGGGCTGTACAGTTTGAATTCAGTCGGTCAAGTAACCCTTTCCACCGGCTATTCTCAGTTTGGGCTGAAAGATACCTACGACGAAAACCTAAAAGGATCTTTGGGTATTATACCCGTATTTGCAGGGTATCGCCATCAGCTGGGGCAACTGTACCTCGAGCCCCAATTGGGACTTTCTGTAAACCGCAGTAACCTGAAAGCAGACTTTGGAGATGCCGGAAACTTGTCAGGAAGCGCTTCGGATACTTCTTTCGGCTATGCCGCCTCCATTGGTTATCTATTGGGTGACGTGGATCTTTCACTGAGCTATCAGGGTTTTTCCCTTTCCAGTCAAGGGCTTGGATTCATTGGGTTCCGAGTCGGGTATCAATTTAAACTTAACTAA
- a CDS encoding RNA polymerase sigma factor encodes MNKEERLIQSIRNGNKKDLGKVYTIHKPQFVDFAKKYTKEEDMILDIYQDSVIILYENILSGKLATLQSSLKTYLFAIGKHKLMEYSRKKGKAPHVNIPIEEINLFEEIDPYGMDLEDEKAILLQTAYRKLGQKCREVLRLFYYEGKKLDEIQQTLRYDSKDTVKSQKSRCLKQLKEIVGAYEKQ; translated from the coding sequence ATGAATAAAGAGGAGCGACTCATTCAAAGTATACGTAACGGTAATAAAAAGGACCTGGGGAAGGTTTATACAATACACAAGCCCCAATTTGTTGATTTTGCCAAAAAGTACACTAAGGAAGAGGATATGATCCTGGACATTTACCAGGACAGTGTCATAATACTGTACGAAAATATCCTAAGTGGAAAATTGGCAACATTGCAAAGCAGTCTCAAAACCTACCTTTTCGCTATTGGGAAGCATAAACTCATGGAATATTCGAGAAAAAAGGGGAAGGCTCCTCACGTAAACATTCCAATAGAGGAAATCAACCTATTTGAGGAAATTGATCCGTATGGAATGGACTTGGAGGATGAAAAGGCAATCCTACTTCAAACAGCATATCGAAAACTTGGCCAGAAGTGCAGAGAGGTTTTACGCCTATTCTATTACGAGGGCAAAAAACTGGATGAAATCCAACAGACCCTCCGCTATGATTCAAAGGATACGGTAAAAAGTCAAAAATCAAGGTGTTTAAAACAATTAAAAGAGATTGTGGGAGCTTATGAAAAGCAGTAG
- a CDS encoding tetratricopeptide repeat protein: protein MKSSRNELIEKYFENSLSPHQLHEFEELMAIDKEFSSEVEFQKQLKAAIIREERANLKADLQSLDNPTKTYSLRWWYVAAGVVLLIGLTWLASTIINSQPNQLYTTYFEPYPNVVAPVVRGDDNVENDLKSHAFHLYDQGRYKKAVPVFEQLYRDGGKEYALLYQAVSLMASDRTQEAIPLLEQQDWTLEERYTEVAHWYLALAFLDNQQIPKAKIYLQKVEQTSHPLANPAAQLLKSLR, encoded by the coding sequence ATGAAAAGCAGTAGAAACGAATTGATCGAAAAATATTTTGAAAACAGTCTCAGCCCCCATCAACTGCACGAATTTGAGGAACTGATGGCTATCGACAAGGAGTTTTCATCAGAGGTTGAATTCCAAAAACAGCTAAAAGCTGCCATTATCCGTGAAGAAAGGGCCAATTTGAAGGCAGATTTACAGTCACTGGACAATCCCACAAAGACTTACAGTCTCCGTTGGTGGTATGTTGCTGCAGGGGTGGTATTATTGATTGGCCTGACCTGGTTGGCCAGTACTATAATCAATTCCCAACCAAACCAGCTTTATACGACCTATTTTGAGCCTTATCCTAATGTGGTGGCCCCTGTAGTCCGTGGAGATGACAATGTAGAGAATGACTTAAAATCACATGCATTTCACCTATATGACCAAGGTCGATACAAAAAAGCAGTTCCTGTATTTGAGCAGTTGTATCGGGATGGCGGTAAAGAATATGCACTTTTGTACCAAGCCGTTTCCCTGATGGCTTCCGACAGGACCCAAGAAGCCATTCCATTGTTGGAACAGCAAGACTGGACCCTAGAGGAGCGCTATACCGAAGTAGCCCATTGGTACTTGGCCCTCGCCTTCCTGGACAATCAACAAATACCAAAGGCAAAAATCTATTTGCAAAAAGTCGAACAAACCAGTCACCCCTTGGCCAACCCAGCTGCCCAGCTCTTGAAAAGTCTCCGGTAG
- a CDS encoding CHAT domain-containing protein: MLLLCVPIYGEAGAQETDELQYNQITLSDTSNTVDSYKSEISDRIDSLQSYYTKEHPRYDSLLFSIYDGYKQQYVDLEYQNDTKKALQIALACEAIFIGELEDKEQADLIYNIAHIYDKNEQYLKALNYYRRSIERYEAIHDVERLDLRNDLALAYNNIGVIHAHTGFFTKRKECYLKAKALWESMDEVDKSNLISLYGNLLGLYAKYGDREASEELITMINDKFDQWMAEDSFGKGRKELQAEHPPQIYQVQKHRLNLQYLGFTNDRTSGLAHWDSLRTYFNSMSLKDQQRYSEYLLNGFYRVATLMVDQDNVSERAEERKFIDLGMKESNRLGDRYYEMIFHTRLVTFYEYATEDFANALIHLDSALQIGKEMDIREFNLLNIYLKRGDILQKLGRFEEAEEMAYHGFSLLLGEPVSDLFTIQREDFAQRNDIYYVDALREVAKIYKNQFRKGGNTAHAQLAYHFYTIAADLFHVYYQKGVYNPWLDMTNKDITEGVLSMHLALGITDHDKLVNTLERNMSQHLWKEFEAKYQQFLSVPDSLLIKNNMLKASLARAKNDTIVLAEELERLDRELLANEAAISSYDKKYFSFFSGQLDINELRTRLSGEQAIIRYIATDKKLFAIVVNSSNVSVVEIGEKKPVFELVESYHDQVQSIRDQAVGLSRELYDRLIRPLGLNEQTIRHLVIVPQSNLNLLAFESLENSKTGRLMVEDYELSYAYSLKLWELQQNAGAYSSHKNSIAAFVPEYPKSYLAAMEEDHVTRGRLTYLEGALSEAQYIVDKLGGDVFHKDAANKNRFIASIGHYQIYHFATHAMVDHTNYEKSGIYFQDGETLSYSELYQMRFPAEMVVLSACNTGIGELHEGEGLMSLSRALTYAGVRTSVYSLWQVPDEETSILMKSFYKYLVEGYGKEEALAMAKRTFLDDFPMKRHPFYWAGFVLNGNLEALSLEDRSGKFWKWGGYLIILLLLLGVIVYTYRKKKGTRTGN, translated from the coding sequence ATGCTACTTTTGTGTGTTCCAATCTATGGGGAGGCAGGGGCACAGGAAACGGACGAATTGCAATATAACCAAATAACCCTGTCCGATACTTCCAATACTGTTGATTCATACAAGTCGGAAATTTCAGATCGTATTGACAGCCTACAGAGCTATTATACAAAGGAGCATCCTCGGTACGATAGTTTGCTTTTTTCTATTTATGATGGGTATAAACAGCAATACGTTGACCTGGAATACCAAAATGATACAAAGAAGGCTCTCCAAATAGCACTGGCATGTGAAGCCATTTTTATTGGAGAGCTAGAGGATAAGGAACAGGCCGATCTTATTTACAATATTGCACACATTTACGATAAGAATGAGCAATACCTGAAAGCCCTAAATTATTACCGTCGCTCCATTGAACGCTATGAAGCCATACATGATGTCGAACGGCTGGACTTACGTAATGATTTGGCACTGGCATATAACAATATCGGTGTGATACATGCCCATACGGGCTTTTTTACCAAGCGAAAGGAATGCTACTTAAAGGCCAAAGCGCTTTGGGAGTCCATGGACGAGGTGGACAAAAGTAACTTGATTTCATTATATGGCAACTTATTGGGGTTATATGCCAAATATGGGGATCGAGAGGCTTCCGAGGAGCTGATAACGATGATAAATGACAAATTTGACCAATGGATGGCTGAAGATTCATTTGGCAAGGGAAGGAAGGAGTTGCAGGCTGAACACCCTCCGCAGATTTATCAGGTACAGAAACACAGGTTAAATCTTCAATATTTGGGGTTTACAAACGATAGAACCAGTGGATTGGCGCATTGGGACAGCCTTAGGACGTATTTCAATAGCATGAGCCTAAAAGACCAGCAACGTTATTCCGAGTACCTCTTAAATGGCTTTTATCGTGTTGCCACCTTGATGGTAGATCAGGATAATGTCAGCGAGAGAGCGGAGGAAAGGAAGTTTATTGATCTTGGAATGAAGGAAAGCAATAGATTGGGAGATCGGTATTATGAAATGATATTCCATACCCGGCTGGTGACCTTTTATGAATATGCTACTGAAGATTTCGCCAATGCACTCATCCATCTAGATAGCGCACTACAGATCGGAAAGGAAATGGATATCCGTGAGTTCAATTTGCTCAATATTTATCTCAAGAGAGGAGATATACTACAAAAATTGGGACGTTTTGAAGAAGCGGAGGAAATGGCCTATCATGGTTTTTCCCTGTTGTTGGGGGAGCCTGTGAGTGATTTGTTTACAATACAACGAGAAGATTTTGCCCAACGCAATGATATATATTACGTCGATGCGCTTCGGGAGGTGGCCAAAATTTACAAAAACCAGTTTCGTAAAGGCGGAAATACTGCACATGCCCAATTGGCCTATCACTTTTACACCATAGCCGCAGACCTTTTTCATGTTTATTACCAAAAGGGTGTTTACAATCCTTGGCTGGACATGACCAATAAGGATATCACCGAAGGGGTGTTGTCCATGCATCTCGCACTTGGGATCACCGATCATGACAAGCTGGTAAATACCTTGGAAAGAAACATGTCCCAACACCTATGGAAGGAGTTTGAGGCCAAATACCAGCAATTCTTATCCGTGCCTGACAGTTTGCTTATAAAAAACAATATGCTTAAGGCCAGTCTGGCCAGGGCAAAAAATGATACGATTGTTTTGGCCGAGGAACTGGAAAGGTTGGATAGGGAGCTCTTGGCAAATGAAGCTGCCATCTCATCCTATGATAAGAAATATTTTTCCTTCTTTTCCGGACAATTGGATATTAATGAATTACGGACGCGTCTCTCCGGGGAGCAGGCGATCATTAGGTATATTGCAACGGATAAAAAGCTTTTTGCTATTGTGGTGAACTCTTCAAATGTCAGTGTAGTGGAAATTGGGGAAAAGAAGCCTGTTTTTGAGTTGGTCGAAAGCTATCATGATCAAGTACAATCCATACGGGATCAGGCTGTAGGATTGTCAAGAGAATTGTATGATCGGTTGATAAGGCCGTTAGGTCTGAACGAACAGACTATTAGGCACTTGGTCATTGTTCCGCAAAGTAATCTTAATTTACTGGCTTTTGAGAGTTTGGAGAATTCCAAAACTGGTCGTTTGATGGTGGAGGATTATGAACTAAGTTATGCGTATTCATTAAAGCTTTGGGAATTGCAACAAAATGCGGGAGCATATTCTTCCCATAAAAATAGTATCGCAGCTTTTGTGCCTGAATACCCCAAGTCCTATCTGGCCGCTATGGAAGAGGACCATGTAACCCGTGGCCGTTTGACGTATTTGGAAGGGGCTTTATCGGAAGCCCAATATATTGTAGATAAACTGGGAGGAGATGTTTTCCATAAAGATGCTGCCAATAAAAATCGTTTTATAGCTTCCATAGGTCATTACCAAATTTACCATTTTGCTACCCACGCCATGGTAGATCATACCAATTATGAAAAATCGGGTATTTATTTTCAGGATGGAGAGACCCTTTCCTATTCCGAATTATATCAAATGCGTTTCCCGGCTGAAATGGTGGTACTAAGTGCCTGCAACACGGGAATAGGTGAACTCCATGAAGGGGAAGGCTTGATGAGTCTTTCCCGTGCACTTACTTATGCCGGGGTAAGAACTTCTGTATATAGCTTATGGCAGGTTCCTGATGAAGAAACTTCCATATTGATGAAGTCCTTTTATAAGTATTTGGTAGAAGGATACGGTAAAGAAGAAGCTCTTGCTATGGCCAAAAGGACTTTTTTGGATGATTTTCCCATGAAACGGCATCCGTTTTATTGGGCGGGATTCGTTCTGAACGGGAATTTGGAAGCCCTATCACTTGAGGACCGTTCGGGAAAATTCTGGAAGTGGGGCGGTTATCTGATCATTTTGCTGCTTCTATTGGGGGTAATAGTTTATACTTATCGCAAGAAGAAAGGAACAAGGACAGGAAACTAA
- a CDS encoding nucleotidyl transferase AbiEii/AbiGii toxin family protein — MEKMIQALSLLQQLKAHGLEFTFKGGTSLVLLLAKSRRFSVDIDIITTQSREEVEAILDKVVANSHFNSWDLQDRRSYKEGVPKAHYKFDYESSLNQSAHFVLLDILFEKIDYPKLLSVPIQSEWIESEEVLEVAVPSIESILGDKLTAFAPNTVGILYGKDKEQEIIKQLFDIGCLFDEAENVDEIALSFEKIGTKEINYRELEIGLTDILDDIFTTSLLIARRTKNTVELDKTRFTELTTGIRRFESFLIAENFKIEDAILAAGKTAYLAKQLKNKDYSAYEKFNGQDISKLEITGELNFLNKLKKSRDKAAFFYWYKALN, encoded by the coding sequence ATGGAGAAAATGATACAAGCCCTTTCTTTGTTGCAGCAACTCAAAGCCCATGGTCTAGAGTTCACATTTAAAGGTGGTACAAGCCTTGTTTTGTTACTTGCCAAATCAAGACGGTTTTCGGTGGATATTGACATCATTACCACCCAAAGTCGTGAAGAAGTAGAAGCTATCCTGGACAAAGTGGTAGCAAACTCACATTTCAATAGTTGGGACTTACAGGATAGAAGGAGCTATAAAGAAGGTGTTCCCAAAGCTCATTACAAATTTGATTATGAATCCAGTCTCAACCAAAGTGCTCATTTTGTGTTGTTGGATATTTTGTTTGAGAAAATCGATTACCCAAAGCTGTTATCGGTTCCTATTCAGTCGGAATGGATAGAATCAGAGGAAGTATTGGAAGTGGCTGTGCCTTCCATTGAATCCATTTTAGGAGATAAACTAACGGCATTTGCACCGAATACGGTCGGGATATTGTACGGCAAGGATAAAGAGCAGGAAATCATCAAACAGCTTTTTGATATAGGTTGTCTGTTTGATGAAGCAGAAAACGTAGATGAAATAGCTTTGAGCTTTGAGAAAATTGGAACCAAGGAGATCAACTACCGTGAACTTGAAATTGGTTTAACGGATATTCTGGATGATATTTTTACCACTTCCTTACTCATCGCCAGGCGAACTAAAAATACCGTAGAACTAGACAAAACCCGATTTACTGAACTCACCACAGGTATACGGAGGTTTGAAAGCTTTTTGATAGCTGAAAACTTTAAAATTGAAGATGCCATACTAGCTGCAGGTAAAACAGCTTACCTAGCTAAACAATTAAAGAACAAAGACTATTCTGCCTATGAAAAATTTAATGGTCAGGACATCAGTAAACTAGAAATCACCGGCGAGCTGAACTTCCTGAATAAGCTTAAAAAGTCGAGAGATAAGGCAGCATTTTTCTATTGGTACAAGGCGTTGAATTAA
- a CDS encoding DUF6577 family protein gives MSKIIDRQILKQFKSKGSFDRDTLSSFLTDLDPEITESALTWRIHDLVKRKVINQVKLGVYVISDKEIYRPFVSDKLARLSKIVAKEFDDLDYCLWSTEWLNDFTRHQLGTFFYILEVEKDFVEEVFNAYSESRQYRVYLDPKEDIMERYVESEVSIVIKPLISRSPKQRVAVKEKSKDKIYVPTLEKILIDVYSDAVTFYAIQGSEMDTLFETALKHYQINFTKLITYAGRRNKEKQIKSYLENNFSDFVKDILE, from the coding sequence ATGTCTAAAATCATTGACCGTCAAATATTGAAGCAATTTAAAAGTAAAGGAAGTTTCGACCGAGATACCCTCAGTTCCTTTTTGACTGATTTGGATCCGGAAATCACCGAAAGTGCTTTAACCTGGAGAATACATGATTTGGTAAAACGAAAAGTAATTAATCAAGTGAAATTGGGGGTTTATGTCATTTCCGACAAAGAAATCTACAGACCATTTGTATCTGATAAACTGGCTCGTCTATCCAAGATTGTAGCCAAGGAGTTTGATGATCTGGATTATTGCCTTTGGAGTACCGAGTGGCTCAATGATTTTACCAGACACCAATTGGGAACCTTCTTTTACATACTGGAGGTGGAGAAGGATTTTGTAGAGGAAGTATTCAATGCCTATTCAGAATCTAGGCAGTACAGAGTGTACTTGGATCCCAAAGAGGACATCATGGAACGCTATGTGGAAAGTGAAGTTTCCATCGTTATAAAGCCGCTTATAAGTCGTTCACCAAAGCAGAGAGTTGCTGTAAAGGAGAAGTCAAAGGATAAAATCTATGTACCCACCTTGGAGAAGATATTGATTGACGTGTATAGCGATGCAGTAACCTTTTATGCTATACAAGGAAGTGAAATGGACACGCTGTTTGAAACTGCTTTAAAACACTATCAGATAAACTTTACCAAGTTAATTACCTACGCTGGAAGAAGAAATAAAGAGAAACAAATTAAAAGCTACTTAGAGAACAACTTTAGTGACTTTGTAAAGGACATTTTAGAATGA
- the rhuM gene encoding RhuM family protein has product MEKQIEIYQGSDGKTEIKVKFEEDTVWLNRNQLTSLFGRDIKTIGKHINNIFNEGELEKEAVVANFATTASDGKSYQVDHYNLDVIISVGYRVKSIQGTQFRQWATSRLKDYLIKGYAINEKRLAQKQQEVQTLKNGIRILSRAIEEKIDDTNYRWLGQFAKGLELLDDYDHENLDQKGVSNVQAIYPTMSEYQEVIEMMKADFDSSIFGKEKDASFQSAVAQIAKGFGDEDFYPTLEEKASTLLYLIVKNHGFVDGNKRIAAACFLLFLEKNGLLQNEQEHLIISNEALASLTLFIASSKPEEVDVVKRLVVSVLNRSR; this is encoded by the coding sequence ATGGAAAAGCAAATAGAAATTTATCAAGGCAGTGACGGGAAAACTGAGATTAAAGTAAAGTTTGAAGAAGATACTGTATGGCTAAATAGAAACCAATTGACTTCTTTATTTGGTCGGGATATTAAAACCATTGGTAAACACATCAATAACATCTTTAATGAAGGGGAACTGGAAAAAGAAGCAGTTGTCGCAAATTTTGCGACAACTGCTTCGGATGGGAAATCCTACCAAGTAGATCATTATAATCTAGATGTTATTATTTCTGTCGGCTATAGAGTGAAATCCATTCAAGGTACACAATTTCGGCAATGGGCTACCTCCAGATTGAAGGACTATCTAATTAAAGGGTATGCCATTAATGAAAAAAGACTAGCACAAAAGCAACAAGAGGTTCAGACCTTGAAAAATGGGATTCGGATATTAAGCAGGGCAATTGAAGAAAAAATAGATGATACAAACTACCGTTGGCTAGGCCAGTTTGCGAAAGGATTGGAGTTATTGGATGATTATGACCATGAGAATCTTGATCAAAAGGGGGTAAGCAATGTTCAAGCTATTTATCCAACAATGTCCGAGTACCAAGAGGTTATTGAAATGATGAAAGCAGATTTTGATTCATCCATTTTTGGAAAGGAAAAGGATGCTTCTTTCCAAAGTGCCGTTGCCCAGATTGCAAAAGGATTTGGAGATGAAGACTTCTATCCGACGCTAGAGGAAAAGGCTTCCACATTGTTATACTTGATTGTTAAAAATCATGGGTTTGTTGATGGGAATAAGAGAATTGCAGCAGCGTGTTTTTTACTGTTCTTGGAGAAAAATGGACTTCTGCAAAACGAACAAGAACATTTAATCATCAGTAATGAAGCGTTGGCCAGTTTGACCTTATTTATTGCGTCCAGTAAGCCAGAAGAGGTTGATGTAGTGAAAAGGCTTGTGGTGAGCGTGTTAAATAGAAGTAGGTAG
- a CDS encoding site-specific integrase yields the protein MEASLRFTLRKDLINKRGEMPISLIITLNGQKRKISTGISILPELWSESSRNILALTLKQRTQLEKIHGDLVPPKAVLIKYESELNELKFKIQKIEEEFRFSGVPYSASKIVDSYKETNEEKVEKPEPEGLVYDFIDQYIQDNELIRAKGSLVVYKSLRKHLKNFQKKSRKKIRFENMDYIFMQAFQNYLVGWKEVNKKTGRVTTLNNVSIGKQLSTLKTFLSYARRRGIKVHDGYKEFTIKKERLEVIALNQREFDSLYNLDLRENRRLQQVKDIFIFSCATGYRYSDLRQLRREHIKGDEIRLTITKTKEPSVVPLNRYSREILAKYEERLEPLPIISNQKFNNYVKELCKLASIDEPVEIIRYRGAKREAKVFPKYELISAHTGRKTFVTLSLAKGIPAEVVMKITGHSDYKSFKRYIEVDEQRKRDEMTKAWS from the coding sequence ATGGAAGCATCATTAAGATTTACGCTGCGGAAGGACTTGATCAACAAAAGAGGGGAAATGCCGATTTCCCTTATAATTACATTGAATGGCCAGAAAAGAAAGATATCTACTGGTATATCAATTCTTCCTGAATTGTGGTCTGAGTCAAGTAGAAATATACTGGCTCTGACATTAAAGCAAAGGACCCAATTAGAAAAGATCCATGGAGATTTAGTCCCTCCGAAAGCAGTACTTATCAAGTACGAGTCTGAACTAAACGAGCTTAAATTCAAGATTCAAAAAATTGAGGAAGAATTTAGATTCTCTGGGGTTCCCTATAGTGCATCAAAAATAGTAGATAGTTACAAGGAGACCAATGAAGAGAAGGTGGAGAAACCTGAGCCGGAGGGTTTGGTTTATGATTTTATTGATCAATATATCCAGGATAATGAATTGATCAGGGCTAAAGGCAGTTTAGTGGTGTATAAATCCCTACGAAAGCACCTAAAAAACTTTCAGAAGAAATCCAGAAAGAAAATCCGGTTCGAGAACATGGATTATATTTTCATGCAAGCCTTTCAGAATTATTTGGTAGGATGGAAGGAAGTGAATAAGAAAACGGGAAGGGTGACCACTCTTAACAACGTTTCCATTGGTAAACAACTTAGTACGCTAAAGACTTTTTTAAGTTATGCCAGGAGAAGGGGAATCAAAGTCCATGATGGCTACAAAGAGTTTACCATTAAGAAAGAACGGCTTGAAGTAATTGCCCTTAACCAAAGGGAGTTTGATTCACTGTACAATTTGGATTTGAGAGAGAATAGAAGACTACAACAGGTGAAGGACATTTTCATTTTTAGCTGTGCTACGGGTTATCGGTATTCCGATTTGAGGCAATTGAGAAGAGAGCATATCAAGGGAGATGAGATACGCCTGACCATCACCAAAACCAAAGAGCCTTCAGTAGTGCCATTGAATAGGTATTCCCGGGAAATCTTAGCTAAATATGAGGAACGCCTTGAACCCTTGCCCATCATATCCAATCAGAAATTCAATAATTATGTAAAGGAGCTTTGTAAGCTCGCTAGCATTGACGAGCCTGTAGAGATTATCAGGTACAGAGGAGCAAAAAGAGAGGCGAAAGTGTTCCCCAAGTATGAATTGATTAGTGCCCATACTGGGCGAAAAACTTTTGTGACATTGTCTTTGGCCAAAGGAATACCAGCTGAGGTTGTGATGAAAATTACCGGGCATTCTGATTATAAGAGTTTTAAGCGTTATATTGAAGTGGATGAACAGCGCAAAAGAGATGAAATGACGAAAGCTTGGAGCTAA